One Nitrosomonas sp. PY1 DNA window includes the following coding sequences:
- a CDS encoding pyridoxal-dependent decarboxylase, exosortase A system-associated — protein sequence MKKTLPEHAPMEGFAVQGNCLQVGGMSLIRLAERVGSTPFYAYDRQRITERIALLRRHLPEGILLHYAMKANPMPAVVQHLARIVDGIDIASVGEMKVALDTILAPDKISFAGPGKRSSELRCAIAAGVTINVESEQELRMIVKLGEHLGITPSVAIRINPDFELKSSGMKMGGGAKSFGIDVEQAPKLLKLLASLKLNFVGLHIFSGSQNLNSAAILEAQLKSLQLGIRLAQHMPIPMRLLNIGGGFGVPYFPGEERLDLAVIGENMQPMIRTFREQLPETFVAIELGRYMVAEAGIYVCRILERKVSRGKIFLITDGGMHHHLAASGNLGQVIRKNFPVIIGNRMQDTDKEVVSIVGPLCTPLDLLAEEMMLSKAVVGDFVVVLQSGAYGLSVSPTAFLNHPLPEEILV from the coding sequence CATGGAGGGCTTTGCGGTTCAAGGCAATTGTTTGCAAGTCGGTGGTATGTCATTGATACGGTTGGCTGAGCGAGTTGGCTCCACGCCTTTTTATGCCTATGATCGACAAAGAATCACCGAACGAATTGCATTACTGCGCCGACATTTACCCGAAGGCATATTATTGCACTATGCAATGAAAGCGAACCCCATGCCGGCTGTCGTGCAGCATTTAGCCCGTATTGTAGATGGTATAGATATTGCGTCTGTAGGTGAAATGAAAGTTGCACTGGATACAATACTTGCACCTGACAAAATCAGCTTTGCGGGTCCTGGTAAGCGATCTTCTGAGCTTCGCTGCGCTATAGCTGCCGGTGTAACAATCAACGTTGAGTCTGAACAGGAACTGAGGATGATTGTTAAGCTTGGCGAACACTTAGGTATTACCCCTTCTGTGGCGATTCGCATAAATCCTGATTTCGAACTGAAATCCTCGGGTATGAAAATGGGAGGAGGAGCAAAGTCGTTTGGTATAGACGTAGAGCAAGCGCCTAAATTACTGAAGTTGTTGGCATCTCTTAAATTAAATTTTGTTGGCTTGCATATTTTTAGTGGTTCACAAAATCTCAATAGTGCGGCTATTCTCGAAGCGCAGCTTAAATCCCTGCAATTAGGAATACGCTTGGCGCAACATATGCCTATCCCGATGCGATTGCTTAATATTGGCGGTGGTTTTGGTGTGCCCTATTTTCCTGGTGAGGAGCGGCTAGATTTGGCTGTGATTGGTGAAAATATGCAGCCAATGATTCGGACTTTTAGAGAGCAATTACCTGAAACATTCGTGGCGATTGAATTGGGACGATATATGGTTGCCGAAGCTGGAATTTATGTGTGCCGAATTTTGGAACGCAAGGTATCGCGCGGAAAGATATTCCTAATAACGGATGGTGGCATGCACCATCATCTCGCCGCTTCAGGTAATTTAGGGCAAGTAATACGAAAGAATTTTCCGGTAATCATAGGTAATAGAATGCAAGATACCGATAAAGAAGTGGTATCGATAGTCGGTCCATTATGTACACCGCTTGATTTATTGGCTGAGGAAATGATGTTGTCAAAGGCGGTTGTTGGAGATTTTGTGGTGGTACTGCAATCTGGTGCCTATGGTTTAAGTGTTAGCCCTACGGCTTTTTTAAATCATCCGTTACCTGAGGAAATCCTAGTTTAA
- a CDS encoding PEP-CTERM/exosortase system-associated acyltransferase, whose amino-acid sequence MNDSYSGFRSFFEIVVADTPELLEAVYRIRYQVLCVQNSFPDMNASDYPDQLEKDEYDDHSCHALLRFKSTGQYIGAVRLILPDPNDSEKLLPVEVNTHVDSKLCDLKNIHRADMAEISRAVILSQFDRRKGERRKSRDGESRRSDDSKSNGNVIRSDKDRRASDRRSTPHLSLLLMACVMRLSVKHNIKYWISAMEPALNRLLRFYGLNFHCAGPTVNYHGIRRPYCIKVEEVLSRMYKENYESWEVLTECGKYNLSF is encoded by the coding sequence ATGAATGATTCGTATAGTGGGTTTCGGAGTTTTTTTGAAATTGTAGTCGCTGATACACCCGAATTGCTTGAAGCTGTTTATAGAATACGCTATCAAGTTTTGTGTGTACAAAATAGTTTTCCGGATATGAATGCGAGTGATTATCCCGATCAGTTAGAAAAGGATGAATACGATGATCATTCCTGTCATGCTTTGTTGCGTTTTAAGTCGACAGGACAATATATTGGTGCGGTACGCCTCATATTGCCTGATCCAAACGATTCAGAAAAATTACTTCCGGTAGAAGTTAATACACATGTGGATTCAAAGCTTTGCGATCTCAAAAATATCCATCGTGCAGATATGGCGGAAATTTCTCGTGCTGTTATTTTGAGCCAATTTGATCGACGCAAAGGAGAACGGCGAAAATCCAGAGATGGTGAATCAAGAAGGAGTGATGATAGTAAATCCAATGGTAATGTCATTCGTTCCGATAAGGATCGGAGGGCTTCTGATCGACGATCTACACCACACTTAAGTTTGTTACTGATGGCTTGTGTGATGCGTTTGTCAGTAAAACATAACATTAAGTACTGGATTTCTGCAATGGAGCCTGCGCTCAATCGTTTACTCAGGTTTTATGGTTTAAATTTTCATTGCGCTGGGCCGACTGTTAATTATCATGGTATTCGGCGTCCTTACTGCATCAAAGTTGAAGAGGTATTAAGCAGAATGTATAAGGAAAATTATGAATCATGGGAAGTTCTAACCGAATGTGGCAAGTACAATCTGTCATTCTAG
- a CDS encoding substrate-binding domain-containing protein: MASTICHSSSTKNVFWGIYFLSLHSFSCFVRTAFIHYCLSTYRFLACRVLLTFFLFTVSQAYAVNHYHVVINKSVGESSISTNSLRSIFSMHLKTWPDGTKIRVFVLADDDPLHQMFSKEKLNVFPYQLRSTWDRLVFSGTGQAPIKVNSIEEMLEKIISTPGAIGYLWRANINENVNVLTIK; encoded by the coding sequence GTGGCAAGTACAATCTGTCATTCTAGTTCCACAAAAAACGTTTTTTGGGGAATTTATTTCTTGAGTCTGCATTCATTTTCTTGTTTTGTACGGACTGCATTTATTCATTATTGTTTGTCGACATATAGATTTCTTGCCTGCAGAGTACTATTGACTTTTTTTTTATTTACAGTATCCCAGGCTTATGCTGTAAATCATTACCACGTCGTTATTAATAAAAGCGTTGGTGAAAGTAGTATATCAACCAATTCGCTCCGGTCTATTTTTAGCATGCATTTGAAAACATGGCCAGATGGGACAAAAATAAGGGTTTTTGTGTTAGCTGATGATGATCCATTGCATCAAATGTTTTCTAAAGAAAAACTGAATGTTTTTCCGTATCAACTGAGATCCACTTGGGACAGACTGGTATTTTCCGGAACAGGTCAAGCGCCCATTAAGGTTAATTCCATTGAAGAAATGCTGGAGAAAATAATCAGTACACCTGGTGCAATCGGTTATCTATGGAGAGCCAATATTAATGAAAATGTTAACGTGCTCACAATTAAATAA
- a CDS encoding OprO/OprP family phosphate-selective porin, translating into MKMLTCSQLNNFLTGFSGRIVKQFMLLLLFESVFFCAYAENQVVQKTITNSQETSLKWLQTSALPSFITEVKRPAWINNAANWYQKKSREGDLQIHGFIGQSYIVTTHNNVFGNSDGGLGSFGLTEAGINASFRPLPRLLIAAQGLSRRAGEGSSGMPRLDFGFLDYRLYSHEANQFGIRVGRLKNPFGFYNDTRDVPFTRPSILLPQSIYFDRTRNLALSGDGVHLYGDISHPQWGTLSTQFGFLFPIVTDKDTRASVLIGDHMNGHLTQEPSIIGRGIYETNDRRIVLAVSGVWLNTDYVSRAGDKLGGQSISNGSLQFSPVYFSAQYNAERWSLTSEYAIRHFAYTNFNNTVLDGINFYGESYYVQGEYRFTPKWEGFVRYDALFTDRSDKSGKQWVSENPDSRHGLEHSRYAKDITVGIRWNITPEFMLRAEYHHVNGTGWLSRLDNMYPENTHKEWDLFAIQGSYRF; encoded by the coding sequence ATGAAAATGTTAACGTGCTCACAATTAAATAACTTTTTGACGGGATTTTCCGGCAGAATTGTAAAGCAGTTTATGTTACTACTGCTGTTTGAGAGCGTATTTTTTTGCGCCTATGCTGAGAATCAAGTGGTACAAAAAACAATAACCAATTCACAAGAAACTTCACTCAAGTGGTTGCAGACTTCTGCGCTGCCTTCATTTATAACTGAAGTAAAAAGACCTGCATGGATCAATAATGCTGCGAATTGGTATCAAAAAAAATCACGTGAAGGCGATTTACAGATTCATGGTTTTATTGGCCAATCGTATATCGTAACGACGCATAATAATGTTTTTGGCAATAGTGATGGTGGGTTGGGAAGTTTTGGATTAACGGAGGCAGGTATTAATGCATCGTTTCGGCCTTTACCAAGATTATTGATTGCAGCACAAGGATTATCGCGTCGTGCAGGTGAAGGAAGTTCCGGTATGCCTCGACTTGATTTTGGATTCTTGGATTATCGATTATATTCGCATGAAGCCAATCAATTCGGTATCAGAGTCGGTCGATTAAAAAATCCATTTGGTTTCTATAACGATACGCGCGATGTACCGTTTACTCGACCGAGTATTCTACTGCCGCAATCAATTTATTTCGATCGCACACGAAATCTTGCGTTATCGGGTGATGGTGTGCATTTGTATGGAGATATTTCACATCCCCAATGGGGGACACTTTCAACACAATTTGGTTTCCTCTTTCCTATCGTTACTGATAAAGATACACGAGCATCTGTTTTGATAGGGGATCATATGAATGGTCACTTAACCCAAGAACCATCTATTATCGGACGAGGTATTTATGAAACCAATGACAGGCGAATAGTTCTAGCGGTCAGTGGGGTGTGGCTCAATACCGATTATGTTTCAAGAGCCGGAGATAAACTGGGTGGGCAAAGCATTTCGAACGGTTCATTGCAATTTTCTCCGGTTTATTTCTCGGCACAATACAATGCAGAGCGTTGGAGCTTGACGTCTGAATACGCTATTCGGCATTTTGCGTATACTAATTTTAATAATACAGTGCTCGATGGCATTAATTTCTATGGTGAGAGTTATTATGTACAGGGTGAATATCGCTTTACACCCAAATGGGAAGGGTTTGTGCGTTACGATGCTTTGTTTACCGATCGATCCGATAAGAGCGGGAAGCAGTGGGTCTCGGAAAATCCAGATAGTCGGCACGGGCTTGAGCATTCACGCTACGCCAAAGACATTACTGTTGGAATACGTTGGAATATTACACCCGAGTTTATGTTGCGTGCCGAGTATCATCATGTGAATGGAACGGGTTGGTTATCGCGGCTGGATAACATGTATCCGGAAAATACACATAAAGAATGGGATCTTTTTGCCATACAAGGTTCTTATCGTTTCTAA
- a CDS encoding EAL domain-containing protein, protein MNNSSEHPIVKSQLTAVKEQKNFYSLRWKLLFGSSLILLAIVVVFSAISYWGLMQSFDDQRQIDHKRFSREIDNLIDNTTQNLDRLAEIIPFLNGMRDALLVNDSEHISKAFDQHWSLLQFHNDVEFVYFFNDKNQFVAGWDNAEYADIETEMLRNWVVHVNQFEQPINPLSCQENCVQFTIAPLLVDGRKVGTVVLGISLVDVLVSFKRIFGADIGLLIKQQKNLNSQENFRVIKNWGVYISVLTNPEGNYQFNYQILHKASEIYPQIGVLEESVQVSGRNLHHQLELFALNAVEADSASLVVITDVTAAVRNIRNSIWNIGLTGLLGLIISQLLLFLILTRILSRLKDVAIALPLLASGQFESFRQSLSVLIRTSRDEVDTLSEAAITLSHQLEKLELKISSRTKMLIEQRDELSRERDFVKNLLNTAQAIVLTQNSAGKIITLNGYGEMLTRYTEAELLGKSFLGTLIPEYDSEDAMSRFAEIHSGQKMQLRHEAITYCKDGSKRHVAWLHSHLSWNSEEDPSILSVGLDVTEYKRVEGHLAWLADHDPLTNMLNRRRFSEELEQVLHRSERYLHPGALLFFDLDRFKYINDVSGHQAGDSLLKMVATMLAKTTRTGDITGRLGGDEFAIILPEINAEGAIEVAKKVLTQLNQAQLTINGRTHKISASIGIALFPQHGGNIQDLLAAADLAMYQAKSIGRNAWYLFSDDDRILDRIQLLVDWKERIEYAQTHDNFMLYLQPIMHIKTKQITHYEVLIRMQDRDGTIRSPGDFIPAAENTGLIHAIDHMVLRKAIAQAAMIYEAGVFANFSINLSAHAFNDPELMPILKQQLSEYHIDPENLMFEITETAALEDIPGARTLMKEMKELGCGFVLDDFGVGFSSFFYLRELPVDTVKIDGSFIKNLASNSDDVILVNALCSVARGFGRKVTAEFVESEEILKIIEQMDIDYAQGYYIGRPSPIEQFLTERIGFNDLSSK, encoded by the coding sequence ATGAATAACAGTTCGGAACATCCAATCGTCAAGTCACAGCTTACGGCAGTCAAGGAGCAGAAAAACTTTTATAGTTTGCGGTGGAAGCTTTTATTTGGTAGTAGCCTGATATTGCTAGCAATTGTTGTGGTGTTTTCTGCGATCAGTTATTGGGGGTTGATGCAAAGCTTTGATGATCAGAGGCAGATTGACCATAAGCGTTTCTCGAGAGAGATCGATAATTTGATTGATAATACTACACAAAACTTAGATCGACTTGCTGAGATAATTCCCTTTCTGAATGGTATGAGAGACGCATTATTAGTGAATGACAGCGAGCATATAAGTAAGGCTTTCGATCAGCACTGGTCATTGTTGCAGTTTCATAATGATGTCGAGTTTGTTTATTTTTTTAATGATAAAAATCAATTCGTTGCTGGTTGGGATAATGCCGAGTATGCTGATATCGAAACGGAAATGCTGCGGAATTGGGTTGTGCATGTTAACCAATTCGAGCAACCGATAAATCCGCTGTCTTGCCAAGAAAATTGCGTACAGTTCACTATAGCGCCTTTATTGGTTGATGGACGTAAAGTGGGTACTGTAGTACTCGGGATTTCGCTGGTTGATGTATTGGTATCTTTTAAACGTATTTTCGGCGCTGATATTGGTTTACTCATTAAACAGCAAAAAAACTTAAATTCCCAAGAAAATTTCCGAGTTATTAAAAATTGGGGTGTTTATATTTCTGTACTGACTAATCCGGAAGGAAATTATCAATTTAATTACCAAATTCTTCATAAAGCATCTGAAATATATCCACAGATTGGAGTTTTGGAAGAGAGCGTGCAAGTCAGCGGTCGTAATTTGCATCACCAATTGGAGCTATTTGCATTAAATGCTGTTGAGGCCGATAGCGCATCCTTGGTTGTTATTACCGATGTTACAGCGGCTGTTAGAAACATTCGTAATTCAATTTGGAATATTGGACTAACCGGATTGTTAGGGTTGATCATTTCTCAGCTTCTTTTGTTTTTAATATTGACTCGAATACTTTCACGCTTAAAGGATGTTGCAATTGCCTTGCCTTTACTTGCAAGCGGTCAGTTTGAGAGTTTCCGTCAGTCTCTGTCTGTTTTAATACGAACTTCTAGAGATGAAGTCGATACTTTGTCCGAGGCTGCAATTACTTTGTCGCATCAATTGGAAAAGCTTGAATTGAAAATATCGTCTCGTACAAAGATGTTGATTGAACAAAGAGATGAGCTTAGCCGAGAAAGAGATTTCGTGAAAAATCTGTTGAATACGGCACAGGCGATTGTTTTGACGCAAAATTCAGCAGGAAAAATCATTACTCTGAATGGTTATGGAGAAATGCTAACTCGCTACACAGAAGCAGAATTGTTAGGTAAATCATTTTTGGGTACATTGATTCCAGAGTACGACTCGGAAGATGCGATGAGTCGTTTTGCAGAGATTCATTCTGGACAAAAAATGCAATTACGCCATGAAGCAATAACTTATTGTAAAGATGGATCAAAGCGTCATGTGGCATGGCTTCATTCTCACCTTTCTTGGAATTCCGAAGAAGATCCCTCCATTTTGTCTGTTGGCTTGGATGTTACCGAATATAAGCGTGTAGAAGGGCATTTGGCATGGCTGGCAGATCATGATCCTTTGACCAATATGCTCAATCGACGCCGTTTCAGCGAAGAGTTGGAGCAAGTATTGCATCGTTCCGAGCGATATCTCCATCCTGGTGCATTGTTGTTTTTTGATTTGGATCGATTTAAATACATTAATGATGTCAGTGGTCATCAAGCAGGGGATAGTTTGTTGAAAATGGTAGCTACCATGTTGGCTAAGACAACACGAACTGGTGACATTACCGGTCGATTAGGAGGTGACGAGTTTGCCATTATCTTACCGGAAATTAATGCGGAAGGCGCGATTGAGGTCGCGAAGAAAGTTTTAACTCAGCTTAATCAGGCGCAACTTACCATTAATGGCCGTACCCATAAAATTTCGGCCAGCATTGGTATTGCATTATTTCCTCAGCATGGTGGAAATATTCAGGATCTGCTTGCGGCAGCTGATCTCGCAATGTATCAGGCAAAGTCTATCGGACGAAACGCATGGTATTTATTTTCGGATGATGATCGTATCCTTGATCGCATTCAATTACTGGTGGACTGGAAAGAGCGGATTGAGTATGCGCAAACTCATGATAACTTTATGTTGTATTTGCAGCCGATTATGCATATCAAAACCAAGCAAATTACACATTATGAGGTGTTAATTCGCATGCAAGATAGAGATGGCACGATACGGTCGCCGGGTGATTTTATCCCTGCCGCAGAAAATACTGGATTGATACATGCCATTGACCATATGGTATTGCGCAAAGCGATTGCTCAGGCAGCGATGATTTATGAAGCCGGAGTTTTTGCTAATTTTTCTATCAATTTATCTGCGCATGCTTTTAATGATCCTGAGTTGATGCCGATTCTGAAACAACAATTGTCTGAATATCATATAGATCCAGAAAATTTGATGTTTGAGATCACAGAAACTGCTGCGTTAGAAGATATTCCGGGTGCGCGTACTTTAATGAAGGAAATGAAAGAATTGGGATGCGGTTTTGTATTGGATGATTTTGGTGTGGGTTTTTCCTCTTTCTTTTATTTAAGAGAATTACCGGTCGATACTGTCAAGATTGACGGGTCGTTTATTAAAAATCTAGCAAGTAATAGCGATGATGTTATTTTAGTAAATGCCTTATGCAGCGTAGCTCGAGGATTTGGTAGGAAGGTGACTGCAGAATTTGTTGAAAGCGAAGAAATTTTGAAGATCATTGAGCAAATGGATATCGATTATGCACAGGGTTATTACATCGGTAGGCCGTCTCCCATTGAGCAATTTTTAACTGAAAGAATTGGATTTAATGATTTATCCTCTAAATAG
- a CDS encoding ABC transporter permease: MTWLDILQFSYRALTAHRLRTLLSVSSIAVGIVAIILLTAIGDGVQRFVLSEFTQFGTNIINISPGKINTHGGSLGAIGSARLLTIEDSIALKQSRYAQYINANVVGNAEIRAQGRSRRVTAYGQGPHFAQAFNMHVAMGQFLPNDDPRNPRPYAVLGAKVHRELFGNTSPLGAMLQISGARFRIIGVMASKGNVLGFDLDDTVFIPTARALEVFNRQGVMEINFSYFPDAPMQAVIDDIRHILVARHGREDFTITPQKQMLSTLTTILNILKFSIAALGGISLLVGAVGMITLMYITVSERVAEIGLLTALGATRARIRMLFLLESITLATIGGLAGLSSGIAIAGLLKWLVSGLPVNIPWDYVLGALCVSTLIGLVAGIAPAIYAARLNPVDALRAE, translated from the coding sequence ATGACCTGGCTCGATATTTTGCAATTTTCCTACCGCGCGTTGACCGCGCATCGTTTGCGCACACTTTTATCAGTATCTAGCATTGCGGTCGGCATCGTCGCAATCATTTTACTTACAGCCATTGGCGATGGTGTGCAGCGTTTTGTTCTGTCTGAATTTACCCAGTTTGGTACCAATATTATTAACATCAGTCCAGGAAAAATTAATACTCATGGTGGATCATTAGGCGCCATTGGAAGTGCCCGATTACTTACGATCGAAGACAGTATTGCGTTAAAGCAAAGCCGCTATGCGCAATATATCAATGCGAATGTTGTCGGTAATGCAGAAATTCGAGCACAAGGCCGTAGTAGACGCGTCACAGCCTACGGCCAAGGACCACATTTTGCGCAAGCCTTTAATATGCACGTTGCAATGGGGCAATTTCTGCCGAATGATGATCCACGTAATCCCCGTCCTTATGCGGTACTCGGCGCCAAAGTTCATCGTGAATTGTTTGGCAATACTAGTCCGCTTGGAGCAATGCTGCAGATTAGTGGGGCACGTTTTCGCATTATTGGCGTGATGGCATCGAAAGGCAATGTATTAGGTTTTGATTTGGATGACACGGTGTTTATCCCCACCGCTCGGGCATTGGAGGTATTTAACCGGCAGGGTGTAATGGAAATCAATTTTTCTTATTTTCCCGATGCACCAATGCAGGCAGTCATCGATGATATTCGTCATATCCTCGTTGCGCGTCATGGCCGAGAAGACTTTACCATTACACCACAAAAACAAATGCTCAGCACCCTGACAACCATTCTGAATATACTCAAATTTTCGATAGCAGCGTTAGGCGGCATCTCATTACTCGTAGGCGCCGTAGGAATGATTACTTTGATGTACATTACCGTATCAGAACGTGTTGCAGAAATTGGCTTATTAACCGCACTCGGTGCAACCCGCGCTCGTATTCGTATGTTGTTTTTATTAGAGTCGATTACACTCGCGACGATAGGAGGATTAGCCGGATTAAGCTCAGGCATTGCAATTGCTGGATTATTAAAATGGCTAGTGAGCGGTTTACCCGTTAATATTCCATGGGATTACGTACTTGGAGCATTATGTGTATCGACGCTTATCGGTCTTGTAGCTGGTATTGCGCCCGCAATATACGCAGCAAGATTAAACCCTGTCGATGCATTAAGAGCAGAGTAA
- a CDS encoding ABC transporter permease: MTLLDTLRTALKAVISYRIRSVLIVLAMSLGVAAVIILTALGDGARNFVINQFSSIGTNLLVVLPGRAETAGSFPGAILGQTPRDLTLHDAQLLGRLPLVKRYAPLSIGAAELSTANRLREVTVLGSNENLIPIRHMKLAQGSFITQGSERSAQIVLGAKIAADFFPHNPAIGQRVRLGDSRFLVSGILASQGESMGFNTDEIVIIPVDYAQALFNTTSLFRILIEANNHGEIAATKQAILATLKQSHEGEDDSTVITQDAVLATFDRILHALTLAVAGIAAISLIVAGILVMNVMLVAVNQRTSEIGLLKAIGATSTDIRRLFFTEAAWLSLVGALLGFLFGQLGSLLIRILYPQFPAWAPTWASAAAISIALITGIIATTLPAIKAARLNAVAALSRK, translated from the coding sequence GTGACACTCCTTGATACGTTACGCACTGCACTTAAGGCGGTCATCAGCTACCGTATCCGGTCAGTTTTAATCGTACTCGCCATGTCTTTAGGTGTAGCTGCCGTCATAATACTAACGGCTCTTGGAGATGGCGCTAGAAATTTTGTTATTAATCAATTTTCTTCTATCGGCACCAACTTACTAGTGGTTTTACCAGGCCGCGCGGAAACGGCAGGATCTTTTCCTGGAGCGATTCTTGGTCAAACTCCACGGGATTTGACGCTACACGATGCGCAATTACTAGGTAGGCTTCCACTGGTTAAACGCTATGCACCGTTGAGCATTGGTGCGGCTGAGCTTTCAACGGCAAACCGCCTACGAGAAGTAACCGTATTGGGTAGTAATGAAAATTTAATACCCATTCGTCATATGAAGCTGGCGCAAGGAAGCTTTATTACGCAGGGCTCTGAAAGAAGCGCACAAATTGTATTGGGTGCCAAAATTGCTGCAGATTTCTTCCCACACAATCCGGCAATAGGGCAACGCGTTCGTTTGGGTGACAGCCGTTTCTTGGTTTCAGGCATACTTGCATCACAAGGTGAATCAATGGGTTTCAATACAGATGAAATTGTGATTATCCCTGTCGATTATGCGCAAGCGCTATTTAATACCACATCGCTTTTTAGAATTCTGATAGAAGCTAATAACCACGGGGAAATAGCAGCTACTAAGCAAGCAATACTTGCCACATTAAAGCAAAGTCACGAGGGTGAAGATGACAGCACCGTCATCACACAAGACGCTGTACTGGCAACATTTGATCGTATCCTACATGCGCTAACGCTGGCGGTGGCCGGTATTGCTGCAATTAGCTTGATTGTTGCTGGAATTTTGGTCATGAATGTGATGCTGGTAGCCGTCAATCAACGTACTTCAGAAATTGGCTTATTAAAAGCCATTGGTGCCACTTCGACCGATATTCGACGATTATTCTTCACTGAAGCTGCTTGGTTATCATTAGTTGGCGCTTTATTAGGATTTTTATTCGGTCAATTGGGTAGTTTATTGATACGCATTTTGTATCCACAATTTCCCGCCTGGGCACCCACTTGGGCCTCCGCAGCCGCTATTAGCATTGCATTAATCACTGGAATCATTGCTACCACGCTGCCTGCGATCAAAGCTGCACGGTTAAACGCGGTAGCAGCATTGAGTAGAAAATGA
- a CDS encoding ABC transporter ATP-binding protein produces the protein MIRLINITRTFTMGEQTVLALNQINLEITSGEYLSIMGPSGSGKSTLLNIIGLLDQPDAGQYELDNKAVTDLTEIEQAQIRRRKIGFVFQSFHLIPRLTAAENIELPLTLEGVSIDERKIRVHDALQAFELEQRANHRPSELSGGQRQRVAIARATIMQPSIILADEPTGNLDHQIGAEVMLLLESLQHQGTTLIIVTHDRELGSRANRQIAMRDGKILTDQARDTP, from the coding sequence ATGATTCGTCTGATCAATATTACTCGTACATTTACAATGGGTGAACAAACCGTGCTGGCACTGAATCAAATCAATTTGGAAATTACTTCTGGTGAATATCTTTCTATCATGGGTCCTTCAGGTTCCGGAAAATCCACTTTACTCAATATCATTGGATTACTTGATCAACCCGATGCAGGCCAATACGAACTAGACAACAAAGCCGTAACCGATCTAACCGAAATCGAACAGGCACAAATTCGCCGAAGAAAAATTGGCTTTGTTTTTCAATCGTTTCACTTGATACCACGCTTGACCGCAGCGGAGAATATCGAGTTACCTCTAACACTGGAAGGAGTATCAATCGATGAAAGAAAAATACGCGTACACGATGCTTTGCAGGCTTTTGAACTGGAACAGCGCGCCAATCACCGACCGTCTGAACTTTCTGGTGGACAGCGCCAGCGCGTTGCAATCGCACGGGCAACTATCATGCAGCCAAGCATCATATTAGCCGATGAGCCAACCGGAAACTTGGACCATCAGATTGGTGCTGAAGTCATGCTACTGTTGGAAAGCCTTCAGCATCAAGGAACCACATTGATTATAGTAACGCACGACCGCGAATTAGGCTCTCGTGCAAATCGACAAATTGCCATGCGTGACGGCAAAATACTCACGGACCAAGCACGTGACACTCCTTGA